The following are encoded together in the Daucus carota subsp. sativus chromosome 5, DH1 v3.0, whole genome shotgun sequence genome:
- the LOC135152753 gene encoding uncharacterized protein LOC135152753, producing the protein MGDRPPVANDTKALKAFYEPKINDIQSSIVRPAIEANTFEIKPSTIQMVQNSVHFGASGGALLTKSYDEAYELIEMMAANEYQNPTQRLHQGKAAGILDVDATTALTAQLKALTMKVDSLIANALINRPQGTLPSDTEANPGKREVKEQVQAVTLRSGKVTKDKDSATEQSKEESDPQVETPVLSPKSDSEKTVFDADKNEINEEASKKSAEKSSPKADIGVKQVYPPPPFPKGLQKHKLDKQFAKFLEVFKKLHINIPFVEALEQMPSYAKFMKGILSRKLKLEDLETVALTEECSAVLQQKLPPKLKDPGSFTIPCTIGPLSFDKCLCDLGASINLMPLSVFKKLGLPEPKPTNMYLQLADRSITYSRGIVEDVLVKVDKLIFPANFVFLDFEEDKKIPIILGRPFLATGQTLIDVQKGELTMRVQDQSVTFKVFNAMKFPTDEEECFKVEPLEAVEKVPRRRLKDGFEVKGWRKRCKNQASEEGEKGKAISEFLDPAQMGSPPHLRGLHPILKKKSLPKWGLHPTDGVSTPLQQKKGLPRRGLHPTDGVSTPLTGSPPHSDGRKSPNCLFLIRLKARSLWDLNQSSRAK; encoded by the exons ATGGGAGATCGACCACCAGTTgcgaatgatactaaggctcttaaggctttctatgagcctaaaatcaatgatattcagtcgagcattgtcaggccagcgaTCGAGGCCAACACTTttgagatcaaaccgagcactattcagatggttcAGAACTCAGTGCattttgggg catcaggtggagctctattgactaagagctatgatgaggcttatgagttgatcgagatgatggctgcaaatgaatatcagaatcctactcagcgtcttcatcagggcaaagcAGCAGGGATTCtcgatgttgatgctactacagccttgactgctcagcttaaggctcttactatgaaggtggattctttg attgctaacgcgttgataaacagaccacaaggaactcttcctagtgataccgaggccaatccgggtaagAGGGAAGTGAAAGAACAGGTGCAGGCAGTCACCTTGAgatccggaaaggttacgaaggataaaGACTCAGCAACAGAGCAAAGCAAGGAGGAGAGCGATCcacaggttgaaacacccgtacTCTCACCTAAGTCTGATAGTGAAAAAACTGTTTTTGATGCTGACAAGAATgaaatcaacgaggaagcaagcaagaAATCAGCCGAGAAGTCTAGTCCGAAAGCTGAtattggggtcaagcaagtatatccacctcccccTTTTCCGAAGGgacttcagaagcataagctcgacaaacaattcgctaaatttctagaggttttcaagaaattacatatcaacataccttttgtggaggctctagaacaaatgccgagttatgctaaatttatgaaaggtattctatctcgtAAGCTGAAGCTTGAGGACTTGGAGACCGTTGCTCTAACGGAAGAGTGCAGTGCGGTGCTACAGCAGAAATTACCTCCGAAACTCAAGGATCCGGGGAGTTTCACAATACCGTGTACCATTGGACCattgtcattcgacaagtgtttatgtgacttgggagctagcattaaTCTGATGCCATTatctgtcttcaagaaacttggttTGCCAGAGCCGAAACCTACAAACATGTACTTACAACTAgctgatcggtccatcacatactcgagaggtatagtggaagatgtcttggttaaggtggataagctcatcttccctgcGAATTTTGTCTTCCTAGACTTTGAGGaggataagaagattcccattatcttgggaaggccaTTCTTAGCTACtggccaaactttgatcgatgtgcaaaaaggagagcttactatgagagttcaagatcaaagTGTCACTTTTAAAGTTttcaacgcaatgaaatttccaaccgacgaagaagaatgctttaaggtggagccaCTAGAAGCTGTTGAAAA ggTTCCTAGAAGGAGGTTAAAGGATGGATTCGAGGTCAAAGGATGGAGAAAACGGTGTAAGAATCAAGCGAGTGAGGAGGGAGAAAAAGGCAAAGCAATTTCAGAATTTCTCGATCCTGCccaaatggggtctccaccccacttacggggtctccaccccattctgaagaagaaaagcctgcccaaatggggtctccaccccactgatggggtctccaccccacttcaACAGAAAAAGGGTCTGCCcagacggggtctccaccccactgatggggtctccaccccactgacggggtctccaccccactctGACGGGAGAAAAAGCCCAAATTGCctattcttgatccgtttgaaggcccgatcgctgtGGGACTTAAATCAAAGCTCAAGGGCGAAGTAA